A single genomic interval of Gammaproteobacteria bacterium harbors:
- a CDS encoding DMT family transporter — protein sequence MSIHAAYLGIILIWSTTPLAIKWSGEGPGFLFGASARMVIGAVLCLLILRLLRMRLPWHGAAVRSYLAATVGIYGAMVCVYWGAQYVSSGMISVLFGLTPIVTGVLAACWLRERALTPAKIAGSMIGLGGLWLIFGGERIGAEAGPGLAAVLASVFLHSLSTVWVKRAGAGLPALTLTTGALLFALPCYLLTWLLLDGHPPPELPRRAVLSITYLGVFGSVAGFILYYYALQRVTAARMALLLLVTPVIALLFGHFLNGETFGAREIAGAALILSGLLFYETGERWIRRPATTDPD from the coding sequence TGTTCGGGGCGTCCGCGCGCATGGTGATCGGAGCGGTGCTGTGCCTGCTGATCCTGCGCCTGCTGCGCATGCGGCTGCCCTGGCACGGCGCCGCGGTGCGCAGCTACCTGGCGGCCACCGTCGGCATCTACGGTGCGATGGTCTGCGTCTACTGGGGCGCCCAGTATGTGTCCTCGGGAATGATTTCCGTACTGTTCGGGCTGACGCCGATCGTGACCGGCGTCCTCGCCGCCTGCTGGCTCAGGGAACGGGCGCTGACGCCGGCGAAGATCGCCGGCAGCATGATCGGCCTCGGCGGTCTGTGGCTGATCTTCGGCGGCGAACGTATCGGCGCCGAAGCGGGCCCCGGCCTCGCCGCGGTGCTGGCCTCGGTATTCCTGCATTCCCTCAGCACGGTGTGGGTCAAGCGCGCCGGCGCCGGGCTGCCCGCGTTGACGCTGACCACCGGCGCGCTGCTGTTCGCCCTGCCATGCTATCTGCTGACCTGGCTGCTGCTCGACGGCCACCCGCCGCCCGAGCTGCCGCGGCGGGCCGTCCTCTCGATCACCTACCTCGGCGTGTTCGGATCGGTGGCGGGTTTCATCTTGTATTACTACGCGCTGCAACGCGTCACGGCGGCCCGCATGGCGCTGCTCCTGCTGGTGACGCCGGTGATCGCGCTGCTGTTCGGCCATTTCCTCAACGGCGAGACCTTCGGCGCAAGGGAGATCGCCGGCGCGGCACTGATCCTGTCCGGACTGCTGTTCTATGAGACGGGAGAGCGGTGGATCAGGCGCCCGGCAACAACGGACCCTGACTGA
- a CDS encoding LPP20 family lipoprotein — protein sequence MTTVMKTLTALGLAALVACASTPPAPVAPPDWVSGAAARYPADAYLLGRGSADNLNDAIDRARADLAKGLAVEIRVETSDVQTFALDRPDARAPGAAEERMRLDVTRSITTRADQIVRGVQIAETWRDPAGAVDHALAVLPRASAMQSLQSDLRMLDDAVGAGIAHARAAGDPLAAIAAADRAMRSQLERDAVQRLLQTVDPAGHGMPAQRSFALLRNDRNALIARLRIRPGAAGDETQAVTVALSGALGEAGFTVVEEGAADYALAAVLELEDLGLREGWYWITGSLEIVLGDPEGRVRGSHRWDIKSSAQDPGIAHQRALDEIENLLDRELFTTLLSFSGAD from the coding sequence ATGACTACCGTGATGAAGACACTAACGGCGCTCGGACTGGCCGCGCTCGTCGCGTGCGCGTCGACGCCGCCCGCGCCCGTGGCGCCACCCGACTGGGTGAGCGGCGCGGCGGCGCGTTATCCCGCAGACGCCTACCTGCTCGGTCGCGGATCGGCGGACAACCTGAACGACGCCATCGACCGCGCGCGCGCCGACCTCGCCAAGGGTCTCGCGGTCGAGATCAGGGTCGAGACCTCGGACGTGCAGACCTTTGCCCTCGACCGTCCGGATGCGCGCGCGCCCGGCGCCGCGGAGGAGCGCATGCGGCTCGACGTCACGCGCAGCATCACGACGCGCGCCGATCAGATCGTGCGCGGGGTGCAGATCGCGGAGACCTGGCGCGACCCCGCGGGCGCCGTCGACCACGCCCTCGCGGTGCTGCCGCGCGCCTCCGCCATGCAGTCCCTGCAGTCGGATCTCCGGATGCTCGACGATGCCGTCGGTGCCGGGATCGCGCACGCGCGCGCGGCCGGCGACCCGCTCGCGGCGATCGCGGCCGCCGACCGCGCCATGCGCAGCCAGCTCGAGCGCGATGCCGTGCAGCGGCTGCTGCAGACGGTCGATCCCGCCGGGCACGGCATGCCGGCGCAGCGGTCATTCGCGCTGCTGCGCAACGACCGCAACGCCCTCATCGCCCGGCTGCGCATCCGTCCCGGCGCGGCGGGTGACGAGACACAGGCGGTCACGGTCGCCCTCTCCGGCGCCCTCGGCGAGGCCGGCTTCACCGTGGTGGAAGAGGGTGCGGCCGACTATGCGCTGGCGGCCGTGCTCGAACTCGAAGACCTCGGACTGCGGGAAGGATGGTACTGGATCACCGGCAGTCTCGAGATCGTCCTTGGCGATCCGGAAGGCCGGGTGCGCGGTTCGCACCGCTGGGATATCAAGTCCTCGGCGCAGGATCCCGGGATCGCCCACCAGCGCGCGCTGGACGAAATCGAAAACCTGCTCGACCGGGAGCTGTTCACCACCCTGTTGTCCTTTTCCGGCGCGGACTGA
- a CDS encoding DUF4382 domain-containing protein — MRIRAKQWWTLAWISVLALLAGMFITSCGGGSDEDAASSNGVGSVAVLLTDGPASNYDQVNLTITQIELIGDNGASAVVFSGERTVDLLDLSDDAEVFSLVDAPAGIYHKIRFTITALELVRLDESGAVVETVEPELPANGTVDLNPRMDFIVSGDEPLVLQLDLDADKSIQAIRLGNGRYRFRPVVFVEIVSGAVRGRYARLEGTIAAVDSDAQTFSLCGTRTTFRHHRNGRWGQWGRGDRSNGNNAVGVDDESRCIDVAAATDAAVFTALGAATFAAVADAAEVTVFGRLVRGAGDDAFTMQAQVIAVGADEDFASVRGAVTAEYDAGTGEFALDVTRGGGFDTGANITVTALDGARVFTRSGTELALDDINAGFGVKVFGVPTGATPELQAAVVFVNDTASAETELSGTLGALDGANGTFTLLGTAQGDVCVRVKDNADIFLTGTDGGGAQTSDAVALDELSDGLAADVYGRFELTGCLAASDIIVAAAESAAEE; from the coding sequence ATGCGCATCAGGGCAAAACAATGGTGGACGCTGGCGTGGATCTCCGTGCTGGCACTGCTGGCGGGGATGTTCATCACCTCCTGCGGCGGCGGATCGGATGAGGATGCGGCGTCCAGCAACGGCGTCGGCAGCGTCGCGGTCCTGTTGACCGACGGGCCGGCCTCGAACTACGACCAGGTCAATCTGACCATTACGCAGATCGAACTGATCGGCGACAACGGCGCCTCCGCGGTGGTGTTCTCCGGTGAGCGCACCGTCGACCTGCTCGACCTGAGCGACGATGCCGAGGTATTCAGCCTGGTCGACGCCCCGGCCGGCATCTACCACAAAATCCGTTTCACGATCACCGCGCTCGAACTGGTCAGGCTGGACGAGTCGGGCGCGGTCGTCGAGACGGTCGAACCCGAACTGCCCGCCAACGGCACGGTAGACCTCAATCCGCGCATGGACTTCATCGTCTCGGGCGATGAACCGCTGGTGCTGCAGCTCGACCTCGACGCGGACAAATCCATCCAGGCCATCCGGCTCGGCAACGGCAGGTACCGCTTCCGCCCGGTGGTATTCGTCGAGATCGTCTCGGGCGCGGTGCGCGGCCGCTATGCGCGGCTCGAGGGCACGATCGCCGCGGTCGATTCCGACGCGCAGACCTTCAGCCTGTGCGGCACGCGCACCACCTTCCGCCACCATCGCAACGGCCGCTGGGGCCAATGGGGCCGGGGCGACCGGTCGAACGGCAACAACGCAGTCGGGGTGGATGACGAGTCGCGCTGCATCGACGTGGCCGCTGCGACGGATGCCGCGGTGTTCACCGCGCTCGGCGCGGCGACTTTCGCCGCTGTGGCCGACGCCGCCGAGGTTACCGTGTTCGGCCGCCTGGTGCGGGGCGCCGGTGACGACGCCTTCACGATGCAGGCGCAGGTCATCGCGGTCGGCGCAGACGAGGACTTCGCCAGCGTCAGGGGCGCGGTCACCGCGGAGTACGACGCCGGCACCGGAGAATTCGCCCTCGACGTCACGCGCGGCGGCGGATTCGATACGGGCGCCAACATCACGGTCACGGCGCTGGACGGCGCCCGCGTGTTCACCCGTTCGGGCACGGAGCTGGCGCTGGACGACATCAATGCCGGTTTCGGCGTGAAGGTGTTCGGCGTGCCGACCGGTGCGACGCCGGAGCTGCAGGCCGCGGTGGTCTTCGTCAACGACACCGCGAGCGCCGAGACTGAACTCAGCGGCACCCTGGGCGCGCTCGACGGCGCGAACGGCACCTTCACCCTGCTCGGCACCGCCCAGGGCGACGTGTGCGTGCGCGTGAAGGACAATGCGGACATCTTCCTGACCGGCACTGACGGCGGCGGGGCCCAGACCAGCGATGCCGTCGCCCTCGACGAACTGAGCGACGGCCTGGCGGCGGACGTCTACGGCCGCTTTGAACTGACCGGCTGTCTCGCCGCCTCGGACATCATCGTCGCTGCGGCGGAATCCGCCGCGGAGGAGTGA